TTCATTAAAAGCCAACCATTGATCTCCGTATGGCTGCTCAATTTGAAACATCATATCTTGATACATATCTTTGACCGTATCACAACGACGCTTCAATTCATCTTCATCTGTGGCAGATACCGCAAGGATGATAGAAGTTTTAATAAGTGGCATACGCGATTTTTGTAAATGAGCTTCCAGTTCTTGCGCTTCTATTCTTCCTTCAATGACATTCAATCCTGTGTCATTACCGGTTTCACGTGCGTGTCGATCTTGGTCTTTTAATTCTTTCTGCTTATTACGAACAGCAGATAATGCCTTTCGGTTTTCCAGCGTTTCCGTCCGAACGCTGATTTCTACCGGAAAATCAAGATTCTGAATGACGTACATCCATTCTTCGCCCGGAAATTGCATTTCGTACGGTACATTGGCAACCGTCAAGAAAGCAACATGCCCTTCCACTTCTTCTCCTTCGTGCATTTGCTTCACAATCAAGCTTCGTTTCGGTGAATCATCGACTAAACCTTCTGACAAGCGCAATACATCATGATATAACGGACGGCGAACAGTCACTTTACCTTCTTCGTACTCTTTATAATTAACGGTATAAGCCGGGCTCCAATTTTTTAGAATTGGCGCTTTGCCGATAGAACGGTACCAATTCCGCCGAATAAGCCATTGAATGTCTTCCTCTGTTACTGGATCAGCTTTTAATCGTGTATACACTTTGTTAAAAACACGACGTTCTGCTTTGCGATAACGTTCGATTTCCTCTTCAATGATCTCCGGCGTATCAAGACCAGCCGATTCATTGACTCCACCAATAAATTCTTTCCATGCTTCCTTTATATCCTGAAAAAGAGAATTCTTTTTTGTTGTACTTTCGGGCTTTTGCAGCTTCACACCGATAAAGAAACGGTATTCCGTGCCTTCTTTTCCTAGCATTCTTTCAAGCTGCACCGCAGCATCATCCATATGTTTTGCAGCTGCTTCCTTCAATGGACCACTCAATTTTTGTTTAAATCGCTCATGCTTCTCTTGAAACGACTGAAAATTCGGAACAACCAGCATGTGTGTATCCAAATTGATTTGCCAAAAGAACGCTTTGATCTTGGTAAAGATAAAATCCTTTTCATCATCAGCTAGAAAATCATAATTATATCCGGATAGATGATAGTAGGCCCAACATGATCCGTCCTGTGAAAATACTAGATTTCCTTCAAAATACTTAATCGGAAATTCGATGTTCATCAGCTTCATCCCTCTCATGGTAGCTTAGTTGACGATAGCCAACTAAGCTGGCATATTGATAAGGCTTCTTTACGTCTGACACTTCTTTATATCGATTGAATAGGTGTGGCGATAGATGATATTGCACGACTCTTATAAAGAAACGATGAGGTGCTTTTCCATCTAATAACTGTTTGGTAAAAAACCACGCGAATAACCCCGGCAAAAAGATATATTCAATCAACTCCAAATGAAGTAAACTGAAAGGGGGAAAGTGATTCAGAATCCATACCAGCATCACTCCACCCGCAAAGAATCCAATCTGCCGATACGTGAGAGGTATCGGCAGAGGGATATCTTGAATCCCGTACAAAACCTTCTCTACTTTCCACACGCTGTTATAGGTGCGTAGAATTTTAGGTTTCATCATTTACCCCCCAAAAACAGTTGCCCATAATTTTGTACCTAAATCTTTTACACTATCAGGTGCAAACACGAATACCCCAACAATCATCGCAAAAATCGCAAAACCTACGAATCTTGAAAACTCTCGTTTGACAAGAAAGTAAATCGCAACTGCCCCGATAATAACCATGAATAACGCGCCAATTTGCGTTGAAAACCAATTTTGAATATTTTCACCAAAGTTCATAATCTAGTAACCTCCTAAATATAATTTTTTTCCTGAGCGAAAAACGTAATCGAATCTCAAAACAAACATTCAGACAACCTGAAAGAATTATTGATTTTTCATTTCTTTAACAAACCAACGATCTTCTTCTTTCATAAGACGTAACTGATACGGATAAACAACCTTTGCTTTCGATTGATTTTCTTGAAAAACCACGGTTGCGTTCACTAGATAATCGGTATCATTCTTACCTTTTTTAATCACGATGTTTTTCACTTCTTGAAAAGTCATAATGCCACTCATAGATGGAATAGGATCATCTTTGGTGTAATAGGATAGCTCCTCTTGGGTTCCTGTTGTGAAGACTTTGAAGAAAGTACGGAGAAATGAGGTGATTTCATGTTGAAGGACTGAGTCGTTTACTGTATCTGCTTGGTTGACTGTTCTAGAGGCGACAATATCTGGCTTTTTAGGAGTTGCGATAAAATACGGAATCTTATGGACTACAAATGATTGTCCATCGGTTTTAACTGGAACGACGAAATATTTTTCATACGGACCAGCATTTTCTACTTTGGCTTTTGGTGGATCTTTTTTGTTCTTCTTCGGTTCTTTAACAGCTTTCGGATCAGGCAGTGTTGTTTTTTTAGTTGGTGCATCACCCGCAGCGTAATCAACGCGGTATCTTCCCCTGTTTCTTCCACATTCCAAACTTGCGATTTCGTTAAGGTACTGTTCCATTCCATTCCGTCAAATGATAATCCAGCTTGCTCATCCAATCCAGTAGCAAGATACGGCTGCAATCGCTCAACACGCTTTTTCTTACCTTCATCGGTATTCTGCCAATCGAAATATTCGGCGGCGAAATTCTCTGCAAAAGACTGAGCACCTTCACCAACTGCAAGATTTTGTTCATTTATGACCTTTTGAACCGACTTTTGTTCATTCGCATCAGCACCAACATTTCCTACACGGATGATCGCTACTACTGACAAGAACAATACGAACATAAATCCGGTCCAAAAAGCGCCTTCGATAACCTTTTTTCTCAACACGGTTTTCGGATACTCACGCTTCTTCATAATGACCTCCTTTATTTCATCATCTCTTTCATGGCTTCTTTTCTTCGTTCTTTTCTTTTCGCTTCTTCTCCAAGGGCCCAAACCGCAATACAGACAAAACCAATGAAACCGAATGTGGCCCAAATTCCATGCTCTGCATAAAAACTTTTTATAAAGGCAATCACATCGTCAGCTGCTTCTGCAAACGGTGGAAACTCACTATATGCAAACTGGAATAAGAAGTAGCCAGCAACTGCTATGAGTGCAAGAATAATGAGAAAAGCAAGTAACCGCTTGAGAAAGCTTACCAACATTTCTTTAATGGTATTGTCGCTTGACGTCGAACCGCGTTTAACTTTGCAACCCATACCATCACCTCCCTTCAATGAATGGATCACACTATTCAATACGGTTATACAAAGCATAAAGTTTGTTTACATCCGTTGAATGGGCTGCTTTCCAAATAGCTCCGTATGGATCAGCGATGACGTCATCATAAGTCGCGAACAATAACGCCCCGCCGATCTTCTCAATTTCGCGTGAATCAGCCTTTTTTGCATTTTCCAGCAACTGATTCCGTTCGGTATCATTGTTCGAGACGAACAACACACGTACGATCTTGATAGCATCACCAAAAATCACGTCATTCTCAAAAGCTCTTTTTCGAACATACTCGTTATAACGACGAATCTTATTGAGCGTCACATCGATTCGCTGTCGGCTACGCTCCAATTCTACAAAAAAGAGAAATTGAACTTTTTGATTATTCACAGTTCTTTCTAACACAAATGCCCCATCAGGACGAATCACGGTATTAGAGGGTTGATGCTCTTTTCCTTGCTTATCCTTTGTCACTTCACCGTAATTACGGAAAGCACGTCGTTCTGAAAAAAACTCCTTAAAGATGAATAAGTCGTCTTTTTTTGTAGCAAAGGCAGCCTGAATATGTGACATCCGTAATGAATGAAACACATACGTAGGTGTACGCTGTGTCCATCTTGAATCCCAATCCGCATCACCTAAAATCTCTTTCACTTCTTGTACACCTTTTGTATCTAATGTGTATACCAACCGATCATTACCGCGCGTAGTCGCTTTAGCGACTGGAAAGGACTTGATGTACCCTTCTTGTTCCAACGCCTTCATTTGGCGAGAAATCCACGCTCTTGAATACGGCTTTCCATCTGGATGCACGAAAATGTATTTTTCTAGGTACTCTACATCAATGAAAACGAGATCATGTAACAAAACAAATAACTCTTCTTCTTTCTCACCTATTCTTTTGACCAACCACAAAACCTCCTACACCAACAAATCATCAACGCTAATTTTCTCTTTTTTAGAACTTCCATCCCTGCCTTTCTCCTGTTCAATTGAAGACTCATCAGAATCTGGTTGTTTAAGCTGTTTCTTTTCATTTTCAATATCATTCAACGAATCTACTGAATCCTCGTCTTGTGCCACTCCCTCATTCGACACTAAATATGAATCGTAATCCTGAACTTCTTCTTCCTCTTGTCGATCTTCAGTAACAGTTTCAATTGCATGGAATTTCTTTTCATACTCCATCGCTTCATCAAGCGTACGTTTCTTTATGTCTGAAATGGAATCTGCATATAAAGCCGGACCTGGCTCTTTCATACGGATTAAGAAAGGACGTGTCCGCTCATTTCCAACTTGCATTCGCATATAGCCGTGATATGGCTCAATGTTCAAATAATCGCTGTCTTTCAAGATTCCAGAAGGCATCGACCGATTAACCAATTGTGCATCTTCTGGATTCCCTAACCTCAAGGAAACGAAAGTTCCGAAATTCCGAAAGATAGCATCCGAAACTTCTGGAGGAACTTGCCCTTTCAATCCCTGCATCCCAAGAATAATCGAAGTTTTGTACTTTCGAAGCTCGGAAGCAAAAGATTCAATCGCATCTTTGCTATGTTCCATCAAAGCCGGCGCTTCATCCACCATCACAAAATGATATGGCAGCTTATCACGCTCTGCTGCTGGTACATCAGCGCGACTTTTACCAGCAAGCTCCGCAAACGTCAGACACATGGAGCCAATCAATTTTTTTTCATCACTTGTCAATTCTGATAAATCCAAAAGAGTAATACGTCCTTGATCCATGCTTTCTCGAAAGCGCAAACCATTTGTTTTTGCACGCAGCATTTTCCCCATGACACCGGATAAAGTGATTTTCCGTAGCTTATTCAGTGTCGAATTAGTTTTCTGCTGAAGCTCACGATCTTGAAGCTCTTGCAACTTAGAAAAATACAAATACAAATCATTTTCGATAGGATCAGACCGATCTAAACGCTCCAACACACTTTCACGATATTCAAAATCACTCAAAAGCCGCTGTAAATTCGGCAAGCTCGCTTCCCCGATACGCTGCAAGGCGATTCCACCATTCAAAAAATTATCATCAATATTCGGTCCCCAGAAATCCTTCCAAGTACGCTTTAGAACTTCCGCAACCGTTTGAGCGATTTTATCTTCAGATGCTGCAAAATCCACATCATAAACGTTGAAAGGAATATCCCCTTCTGAAAACTTGATGTACCGAACAAGATGCTGTTTCTCCGGTGGAATACGAGCTGCAATATCCTGGCATAAATCTCCGTGCGGATCAATAACTGTACCGCCAATCGAAGTACCAGCACCGTCAAGTTTAATCAAGTCCTCCACCAAGTTATACATAACGGTGGATTTCCCCATCCCTGACATTCCAATGATAGCTGCATGATAACGAAGCGTCGCAAGGTCGAACATTACATTTGTTTTTTGACCATGATAGCTATGAACACCAAGAGAAATGGTCAAATTTGGATCAAACTTTGCATGATTCAGTTCTTTCGGTAATGGTGTAGAACGCATTTTCAAGCGATTCAACTTATTGTTTTGAACCTTCTCACTTGGAAGGCGCATAATCGCTGCCATTTCCTCTGTACCGAGAATAACACGATTTTTCATGCGCTCCATCGAGTAGATTCGATTCTTAAACTCCCACCGGAACAAAGGTCGAATCGTTCTGAACCACCACCATTCACGCCCTTTCAGCTGATTCAAACGCCCACTAGAAAAAGTACCAATGGATCCTTTCACGCTCTTAATCAAAGTTTTAGCATCTTTCTTATTTCTTCCAAACGCCACAACTTTGATACTCAACCTAGATAAAACCCTCGTTGATTTCCCCTCAATCGCTGACAAATAAAGCTCGTTATCCTTCTCAAGCGATTCATCAGCTGCCCCCTGCTTATGAAACTGACGAACAATCCCTCTAAAATCCTTCTCTGTTCCATAAGCAGGCTGTACAAGAAACTGCATGTGTATCTCTTGCCCTTCCTCCAAACTATCAAGAAACTCAATTAGCTCGGATTGCGTATCAACTACCTCGTTGTGATAGGTCTTAATGGGAATTGTCCAATGACTTTCGGTGAATAGCTTAGTACCAGCATGAGGACGAGAAAAATCGATGTTACAATCCTCCACTTCCACAATCTCAACCTCAGGATGTTCTGCATAGTATTTGCTCTTAAACGCTCTCCCCACATGTTCATTAGGAACCCAAACAAAATAGCGAATCTCATCTTTGTTAGCTACAATCTCCCAGCTAATCCAATCTTGCTTAATTAACCGTCTATACCACGGTTGCTGTAAAAAACTTAACATCGTCACCCATGCTGTTTCATCTTTGAAGTACAAAATTTTAGCATCCATCGTCGTCTTCAGCTCATACACTTTACCCTCTTTCGGAATCAAAAACGGCAGCAAATGATACCTCAAACATCCTCGCCCACCTTGTAAACCATTTTCAATTAATCTCTAAAATTCTCAATTACAAATCCAAAAATAAACCCTCTCATAACCTTCACTAGCTCCATGATCCCTGACATTTTCTCACTCACTTTTTCCTTTCTCTACGCACTTCTTACCTCACTTGAACTTATCACTTAAACTTACTCTCTTTCTCTCTTACTTACTCTCTATATCTACTCACTTACACACACTCACTTACTTACACAACTAACTCTCAATCTCTCCTCACTAACTTACTATTCACCACCTCCCCCTACCACTTCATGACATTTGAAATCCGGTAAGTGGGTTAAATATCTAAGGTCCTGCCAGATGGTCACGGATCGGAAGAATGGAGATCCGTGACCATCTGGCAGGACCGACACTCATCCGAAAACCATACCAAGTAAATTAGATAGTAAAGGTGGTGAATAGTATTATTTTACATTTGTTTTAACATCTATTTTACTTAATGATACCATACTGGAAACAATATACAACATGTCATAATACCTATTTTTAGAAAATTCAGAACAAACTTTCCTCCTACAAATTAAGGACTACTTCGCCCATACAAAACTAAATATTTCCTCCTCAAAGAACAAACTGGAACATCCAAGAAAACCCTAAGAACGATCCCATCCACCACCCGATCTATAAATCTAATTATTTTTTTGACAACCTTTTTTAAAATTAAACAGAACCACTTTAGAGACCTTTACAGGAGTTAAAGTTGTAACAGCTGCACGTCCTTTCCCTTCTACTTTCTTTGTAATTATTCCAATTTAAACGAGATAATCAATCACCTTTTTGAAGATTGAATACAAGATACTTTTACCCTCGTCTAATGACGACTCGATTACTTGAGCAATTACCCTTTAAACAGCAAAAAACTTAACCTAGCAAACTAACAAAACAACAATCTATTACCGACAGATAAAAATGGTACGACTATGGCACATTAAAATTTGTCATTAAATCTATTTTTATCCATCAGGCTCAAGAGGGGAATCCTTTCTAATGTGCATCATTCTTTGGGAAAACCGAACGACGGATTTCTCACAAAGTTGAGACGATTCTACGACACCCATTTCTTTGTTTGAAACAAAAGTTTTCATCATAGCCTTATGGCTTTTTACCAAGACGTTACGACAAGTAATATACGTTTTAGCATTCTTACCACGGCCAAATGTTTTTTTGATAATCTTTTTCGACCGTTCCAAAACAGCTTGAAAACTTTGTTTGGCCATTCCAAAAAGCTTTGCTAACTCACGGATGGAACCTTGTATATAAGGTTCATTAGCCGTGCAATGTGCTTCAAGATAGTCGATAATATCTTGTTCACGCTCATACAAATGACTTCTCTTTCGCTCCTCACGCGGTTTTTTAGGTGTACGAATACAAAATCTATATTCCATTTTCACACCGGCCAATTCCTCGACATAGGCCTTGCCTGGAGCCTTATAGTCTGATTTCATGGCACTTTTAATAATCGCTCGGACCTCGCGATTCGGAATCGGATGCTTCAGTTGTGAATTCCATTCATCCATCTGATTATAGATTTCTTCTTCTGTTTTCCCCTCATATTTCATGGCTAAAGAAAGGGTGAAAATCGCGTTATTACGCCCTAATACACCTTTTGAACCTTTAATCATCACGTTTTGAATAATGGCTTGAATCGCTGGGTCATCCATAATACCAGCTTGTCCAAAAATTCGGCTTTGATGTTTCCCTTTTACTGCAGCTGGTCTTTTGGCTTTTCGAGATCGATCTTTCGCCCATGTGAGTAACCATTCTGTGTTCACCGGCTTAGCATAAAAAAATTCAATATTGTCTTCTTTTGGAAAACGAAAATAACCTAAAGGATTCGCACCAGCATCTGCTCCTACAGCGTTAACAAAAGCTTGTTTCACCTCTTCTGCAACAAATTTTCCGGCTCGACGTGCTTTATGGCTTCCGGCAAACGGTGATGATAAAACATAAAACCATTGCATGCCTCGAGGTGTTGATAAAATTAAGTTAGGAGAAGGCAATCCAAGCATAGCTGCCGCATAATGGATTTCTTGTATACTGATCTTTTTATCAATCTCAACACCGATACATGTAATAAAGCGCAAATTCTCAGCGTTCCGGCCGACATTGTTACGTTTACCCCACATATAGACTTGTGGTGTCCAATGACTGAAACGATCCATCTGGCGCTCAAGTGTCCCAAAACTACTAACAACAATCGATTGGCCGTTCATCAGATGTTCCTTACTATATGTAACATGGATCACCCCAACTTCACGTGCCTTTTCTCGTACTTTTTCTCTTTTCCGTTCTTCAACACTCCAATGCGATGGGTCCCCTTCAAACAAAGCTCCATGTATCATAAAACGAATGATATCCATTTGAGTATAGTCTAGTCTTTCATCAATGATTTTCAGTGCTTCCATGTTTTGTTCCCCTTTCCAGGACAAACAAAAAAGACCGTTAGCAAGCTAACCCTTGCCCCCGGTCTATCTGCACTGAAAACGCCGTAAAAACTATATTTTTACAAGAAAAACCTTGCAAATCCCAAAAAATATATGTTATTATTAAGCCATGGAATGGCTATAATAATAATGGGATTTCTGATCATGTTGTTGGCGCAACATGATCTGGCGTTTTCAAGCTAGTTGGTTTGGCGACCGAGTAGGGGCTAGCTTGATATTTTGTAAATGATCGTGTTGGCGCACGATCATTTACTTTTTTTTTGTCTTTTTTGTTAGTCAATTTTTTTACCTAATCTATAAAATATCGGCAATATTTGCTAGTAGTTCCTTCTTTCAATTTAAACTATACACCAGATTCAATTTGGAGTAAACCCCGAATTTTCGGGGTTTTTATTTGTATACAAATTGCATACAAAATGAAAATCAGATTGACTTTTGCATACAAAAAGCATACAATAGGGATCAAGAAGAAATATTAACCATTTTTAAAGGAGAGATTTTCCATGAATCTAAGGCTAGCTGCTATTGATATTGGAAATGATGCTGTCAAAGCATATCTAGGAAACATAGAGAATTCTATTTATATTCCTAATGTAATCGCAGAGATAAAAAATCGAGACATTATTGAAATGGAAAAAGATCCATTAAATGCTCTACATGTAGAGATTACTTCATCAGCTTTAAAACAAAAGCATGGTTATTATGCGGTTGGAAAACTTGCTGCCAAATACCCAAATAACGATGAGCTAACGCCAGATGTAGATAAATCTGAAAGTGACCAACCTATTGTTTTGTTATTAACAACACTTGCTTATGATGCAGTAAAACATTTTCCTGAAAAAGATGGCGTGATAGAAGCTACATATCTTTTATCTACCGGATTACCTCTAGATGAAACAAAAAGAGGAAAAACGAAAGATTTTCGAAAAAAACTAAAAACTGCTCAACATGAAGTTAGATTCTTACAAACTCCTAATCTTCAAGGAAAGACTGTTCACATTAAATTTGAACAAGTACTTGTGAATACGGAAGGCTATGCCGCCTATATTGATCTCACTACAAATAATGATGGTTCAACGAAAAATGAAGAACTGTTTGGCAAAACAATCTTAATTAATGATATTGGTGGTCTATCCACTGATTCTGCTATTATCACAAGTGAATCTGAAGTTGATAATGAATATAGTGATGGTATTAAAAAAGGTGTTTCCACATATTTAGACAATATTATTCGGAAAGTCTATACAAAATATAAATACAACATTAAAAGCCGAAGAGCTCTTGTAGAAATCATTACAAATGAAAATCCGGAGGAACAATATCATATTTGGGTGGATGGAAATCGTGTTTCTATTAAAGATATAGTGGATGAAGAACTTGGAACACTAGCTAAAGAAGAATACAAATTAATTAAGAATATCTGGCATAACGTTCCAGAGATTCGCCTGTCCTATCAGATTGGTGGCGGCTCGCTTATTCTCCGTCCATATTTAACAGAACTGAACCAACAGGATAAAAACTATCCTCTGCGCTTTGTATCAAAAGAAGACAGCATTTGGATGATTGCTCGAGCATATTTCAAGATTTTATTGATGTACTGTAATAGCAAAGGAATTGAAGCTGCTGCCACAGCTGAGTGATGATAATGGAACAATTTGGTCCAGGTAAAACGATATCTTTCCGATTACCGAGTGATACTCCAAAACACGTTAGTGATTATCTTACAGAACGAAAGCAAAAGCTCGGACGGAAATTTAGCAGCGAGATCGCACCAATATTTATAGAAGCCATCTCCCAACAAGTATTAAAAACAACAGATGAGGATATATTAACGATTCCTCTTCTAAAAGGCTTTACAAAAGAACAAAAAGAATGGCTACGACATCCGAATACTCGAGCATTAATTGGACAAATACTTTATCAATTTGTGCAAGATCCTTTAAAACCTATTGATTTGGGATCTATAAAAATTGAGCAAAA
Above is a genomic segment from Bacillus methanolicus containing:
- a CDS encoding conjugal transfer protein is translated as MKPKILRTYNSVWKVEKVLYGIQDIPLPIPLTYRQIGFFAGGVMLVWILNHFPPFSLLHLELIEYIFLPGLFAWFFTKQLLDGKAPHRFFIRVVQYHLSPHLFNRYKEVSDVKKPYQYASLVGYRQLSYHERDEADEHRISD
- a CDS encoding conjugal transfer protein — translated: MPDPKAVKEPKKNKKDPPKAKVENAGPYEKYFVVPVKTDGQSFVVHKIPYFIATPKKPDIVASRTVNQADTVNDSVLQHEITSFLRTFFKVFTTGTQEELSYYTKDDPIPSMSGIMTFQEVKNIVIKKGKNDTDYLVNATVVFQENQSKAKVVYPYQLRLMKEEDRWFVKEMKNQ
- a CDS encoding conjugal transfer protein; the protein is MKKREYPKTVLRKKVIEGAFWTGFMFVLFLSVVAIIRVGNVGADANEQKSVQKVINEQNLAVGEGAQSFAENFAAEYFDWQNTDEGKKKRVERLQPYLATGLDEQAGLSFDGMEWNSTLTKSQVWNVEETGEDTALITLRVMHQLKKQHCLIRKLLKNRRRTKKIHQKPK
- a CDS encoding replication-relaxation family protein: MVKRIGEKEEELFVLLHDLVFIDVEYLEKYIFVHPDGKPYSRAWISRQMKALEQEGYIKSFPVAKATTRGNDRLVYTLDTKGVQEVKEILGDADWDSRWTQRTPTYVFHSLRMSHIQAAFATKKDDLFIFKEFFSERRAFRNYGEVTKDKQGKEHQPSNTVIRPDGAFVLERTVNNQKVQFLFFVELERSRQRIDVTLNKIRRYNEYVRKRAFENDVIFGDAIKIVRVLFVSNNDTERNQLLENAKKADSREIEKIGGALLFATYDDVIADPYGAIWKAAHSTDVNKLYALYNRIE
- a CDS encoding ATP-binding protein, with protein sequence MRYHLLPFLIPKEGKVYELKTTMDAKILYFKDETAWVTMLSFLQQPWYRRLIKQDWISWEIVANKDEIRYFVWVPNEHVGRAFKSKYYAEHPEVEIVEVEDCNIDFSRPHAGTKLFTESHWTIPIKTYHNEVVDTQSELIEFLDSLEEGQEIHMQFLVQPAYGTEKDFRGIVRQFHKQGAADESLEKDNELYLSAIEGKSTRVLSRLSIKVVAFGRNKKDAKTLIKSVKGSIGTFSSGRLNQLKGREWWWFRTIRPLFRWEFKNRIYSMERMKNRVILGTEEMAAIMRLPSEKVQNNKLNRLKMRSTPLPKELNHAKFDPNLTISLGVHSYHGQKTNVMFDLATLRYHAAIIGMSGMGKSTVMYNLVEDLIKLDGAGTSIGGTVIDPHGDLCQDIAARIPPEKQHLVRYIKFSEGDIPFNVYDVDFAASEDKIAQTVAEVLKRTWKDFWGPNIDDNFLNGGIALQRIGEASLPNLQRLLSDFEYRESVLERLDRSDPIENDLYLYFSKLQELQDRELQQKTNSTLNKLRKITLSGVMGKMLRAKTNGLRFRESMDQGRITLLDLSELTSDEKKLIGSMCLTFAELAGKSRADVPAAERDKLPYHFVMVDEAPALMEHSKDAIESFASELRKYKTSIILGMQGLKGQVPPEVSDAIFRNFGTFVSLRLGNPEDAQLVNRSMPSGILKDSDYLNIEPYHGYMRMQVGNERTRPFLIRMKEPGPALYADSISDIKKRTLDEAMEYEKKFHAIETVTEDRQEEEEVQDYDSYLVSNEGVAQDEDSVDSLNDIENEKKQLKQPDSDESSIEQEKGRDGSSKKEKISVDDLLV
- a CDS encoding primase C-terminal domain-containing protein codes for the protein MEALKIIDERLDYTQMDIIRFMIHGALFEGDPSHWSVEERKREKVREKAREVGVIHVTYSKEHLMNGQSIVVSSFGTLERQMDRFSHWTPQVYMWGKRNNVGRNAENLRFITCIGVEIDKKISIQEIHYAAAMLGLPSPNLILSTPRGMQWFYVLSSPFAGSHKARRAGKFVAEEVKQAFVNAVGADAGANPLGYFRFPKEDNIEFFYAKPVNTEWLLTWAKDRSRKAKRPAAVKGKHQSRIFGQAGIMDDPAIQAIIQNVMIKGSKGVLGRNNAIFTLSLAMKYEGKTEEEIYNQMDEWNSQLKHPIPNREVRAIIKSAMKSDYKAPGKAYVEELAGVKMEYRFCIRTPKKPREERKRSHLYEREQDIIDYLEAHCTANEPYIQGSIRELAKLFGMAKQSFQAVLERSKKIIKKTFGRGKNAKTYITCRNVLVKSHKAMMKTFVSNKEMGVVESSQLCEKSVVRFSQRMMHIRKDSPLEPDG
- a CDS encoding ParM/StbA family protein → MNLRLAAIDIGNDAVKAYLGNIENSIYIPNVIAEIKNRDIIEMEKDPLNALHVEITSSALKQKHGYYAVGKLAAKYPNNDELTPDVDKSESDQPIVLLLTTLAYDAVKHFPEKDGVIEATYLLSTGLPLDETKRGKTKDFRKKLKTAQHEVRFLQTPNLQGKTVHIKFEQVLVNTEGYAAYIDLTTNNDGSTKNEELFGKTILINDIGGLSTDSAIITSESEVDNEYSDGIKKGVSTYLDNIIRKVYTKYKYNIKSRRALVEIITNENPEEQYHIWVDGNRVSIKDIVDEELGTLAKEEYKLIKNIWHNVPEIRLSYQIGGGSLILRPYLTELNQQDKNYPLRFVSKEDSIWMIARAYFKILLMYCNSKGIEAAATAE